The following proteins are co-located in the Bacteroidales bacterium genome:
- a CDS encoding phosphotransferase, with protein sequence MSELEIVSDRYKEIFGNKDFKISALPQSGSDRKYFRITGGGKSVIGAYNANPEENEAFIGFTKHFQTIGLPVPEIYGYIPEKYTYFLRDLGDSNLFTWLQSRDFNFDAEAVEIYRKTLDKLILFQIDGMKGLNLDLCYPHKSFDRQSMMWDMNYFKYMFLKLVAVPFNERRLEHDFNTLADFLLETGQDYFLYRDFQSANVMIVNGEPWFIDYQGGRKGAPQYDVASLLYDAKAHIPSKVRQDLLEYHIDNFCAVSGEKREEFTGYFTGFSMIRLMQALGAFGFRGLYEKKPTFTGSIVPAVKLLNELIDSNNLPVELSELFQTVRLIPEQKIYKELEGL encoded by the coding sequence ATGAGTGAATTGGAGATAGTATCAGACAGATACAAAGAAATATTCGGCAATAAAGATTTTAAGATCTCAGCACTACCTCAATCTGGCTCCGACAGGAAATATTTCAGGATAACAGGCGGAGGAAAAAGTGTGATTGGGGCATACAATGCAAATCCTGAAGAAAATGAAGCATTTATTGGATTCACCAAACATTTTCAAACAATAGGACTTCCGGTTCCTGAGATTTATGGCTATATCCCTGAAAAGTATACTTATTTCCTTCGCGATCTTGGTGATTCCAACCTCTTTACATGGCTCCAGTCAAGGGATTTTAATTTCGATGCTGAAGCAGTAGAGATATACCGCAAAACTCTTGATAAGCTTATCCTTTTCCAGATCGACGGAATGAAGGGGCTTAATCTTGATTTATGTTATCCCCACAAAAGCTTCGACAGGCAATCGATGATGTGGGACATGAATTATTTCAAATATATGTTTCTAAAGCTGGTGGCAGTCCCATTTAATGAGCGAAGGCTAGAACACGATTTTAATACTCTAGCCGACTTCCTCCTGGAAACCGGACAGGATTATTTCCTTTACCGCGATTTTCAGTCTGCCAATGTGATGATAGTTAATGGAGAGCCATGGTTTATCGATTATCAGGGTGGAAGAAAGGGCGCTCCTCAGTATGATGTGGCTTCGCTTCTGTATGATGCAAAGGCCCATATACCGTCGAAAGTTCGTCAGGATCTTCTTGAATATCATATTGATAACTTCTGTGCTGTTTCGGGTGAGAAAAGGGAGGAGTTTACCGGATACTTTACCGGATTCAGCATGATAAGGCTAATGCAGGCCCTGGGAGCATTCGGATTCAGGGGATTATACGAGAAGAAGCCAACCTTTACTGGCAGCATTGTGCCAGCTGTTAAGTTGCTTAATGAACTGATTGATTCTAATAATCTTCCTGTGGAACTTTCAGAGTTATTTCAGACTGTAAGGCTGATACCTGAACAGAAGATTTATAAGGAATTGGAAGGGCTTTAG
- a CDS encoding TrkH family potassium uptake protein, whose translation MLTNVEVLPYSILFWRSLTHWIGGIGIIVLVIIVLPSLRVSGYQLFSLESSMKEKIHPKTKAIGFRVLFIYLALTLAEIILLNAGEMNMFDSVCHSFGTVATGGFSTKNNSLMYFSSYSQYIVLIFMFLSGISQIIYYFLVKFNFKKVRQNEELWFYIGVVLITGTIATSILLINSDKSLETAFREGFFQVISIITCTGFASADFLVWPLTAILLIFLLMFSGGSTGSTSGGIKMARHLIVLKNIKNVFIKLNHPKSITFIKLNGNSIAENTNISILSFVVLYLFLFILGTIIIVFNGVDPITASSSVATCMAGIGPGLGTVGPMSNYAHLPDFSKIVLSLLMILGRLEILTVFTIFTRTFWKI comes from the coding sequence ATACTGACAAATGTTGAAGTACTTCCATATTCAATACTTTTCTGGAGGAGTCTTACACATTGGATCGGAGGTATCGGTATAATAGTCCTCGTTATTATCGTTCTGCCTTCACTAAGGGTTAGCGGATACCAGTTATTTAGTCTAGAGTCATCAATGAAAGAGAAAATACACCCTAAGACCAAGGCAATAGGATTCAGGGTACTCTTTATCTATCTGGCTCTTACCCTGGCTGAAATTATACTGCTGAATGCCGGGGAAATGAACATGTTTGACAGTGTTTGTCATTCTTTCGGAACTGTTGCTACGGGCGGATTTTCTACAAAAAACAACAGTCTCATGTACTTTTCTTCATACAGTCAGTACATAGTGTTGATATTCATGTTCTTATCAGGAATCAGCCAGATTATCTACTACTTTCTGGTAAAATTCAATTTCAAAAAAGTGAGACAGAATGAGGAATTGTGGTTTTACATTGGAGTAGTACTAATTACCGGAACCATTGCAACAAGCATTCTATTAATAAATTCAGACAAATCGCTTGAGACAGCGTTCCGTGAAGGTTTTTTTCAGGTTATCTCAATTATAACCTGTACAGGATTTGCTTCTGCTGATTTTCTAGTATGGCCTCTTACTGCCATTCTTCTTATTTTTCTTCTTATGTTTTCAGGCGGAAGTACCGGATCTACGAGCGGTGGTATAAAAATGGCAAGACACTTAATTGTACTTAAGAATATTAAAAACGTTTTTATTAAGCTTAACCATCCCAAGTCTATAACATTCATAAAATTAAACGGTAACAGCATCGCGGAAAATACCAATATCTCTATTCTTTCATTTGTTGTGCTATATCTTTTCCTGTTTATACTCGGAACAATTATAATCGTGTTTAACGGAGTCGATCCGATTACAGCTTCCAGTTCGGTTGCTACCTGCATGGCAGGTATTGGTCCGGGATTAGGTACTGTCGGACCCATGAGTAATTATGCTCATCTTCCGGACTTTAGCAAGATTGTACTAAGTCTCTTAATGATTTTAGGACGACTAGAAATATTAACTGTATTTACAATTTTTACACGGACCTTCTGGAAGATATGA
- a CDS encoding DUF5009 domain-containing protein codes for MAKSSGRLVSLDILRGLTIAFMIIVNTPGSWQYVYPPLQHAKWNGCTPTDLVFPFFLFIVGVSTWYSLKKYGNELNGSSILRILRRMVAIFAVGLFLNIFPYFGRDYSTLRIMGVLQRIAIAYGISSIICLTVKRDYLWIVIASLLLAYWGVLALFGGADPYSLEGNFALKTDTAILGQNHLYKGFGIPFDPEGLLSTIPAICTVMIGYYIGEMTGKVNASWQMVLKLILLGAAAVGLGLIWNIFMPINKPLWTSSYVLFTAGLAMGVFALIYIIADLFKLQMWGSFFLVFGTNALFSFFLAGIWTKMMLFIKFQSGEEKVTLYSWIYQKICVPLAGNLNGSLMFAVIQMLLIWGVALILYRKKIMIKL; via the coding sequence ATGGCAAAAAGCAGTGGCAGACTGGTGTCGCTCGATATACTCAGAGGATTAACAATAGCATTTATGATTATTGTTAATACCCCCGGGAGCTGGCAATACGTTTATCCGCCGCTTCAGCATGCCAAATGGAATGGTTGCACACCGACTGACCTTGTTTTCCCTTTTTTCCTTTTCATTGTTGGTGTATCCACCTGGTACTCACTAAAAAAATATGGTAATGAACTGAATGGCAGTTCTATTTTAAGAATCTTAAGAAGGATGGTGGCGATTTTTGCGGTGGGTCTTTTTCTTAATATTTTTCCTTATTTCGGACGTGACTATTCGACACTCCGGATTATGGGTGTCCTGCAGCGAATTGCTATTGCCTACGGTATTTCGTCAATAATATGCCTGACAGTAAAACGTGATTATCTGTGGATAGTAATAGCATCTCTGTTGCTGGCTTATTGGGGAGTTCTGGCATTGTTCGGCGGTGCTGATCCGTATAGCCTCGAGGGAAATTTTGCATTAAAAACCGACACTGCAATATTGGGCCAAAACCATTTGTACAAAGGTTTTGGAATTCCGTTTGATCCGGAAGGTTTACTGAGTACAATACCTGCAATATGTACCGTAATGATAGGATATTATATTGGTGAAATGACGGGGAAGGTAAATGCCAGCTGGCAGATGGTTCTCAAACTTATTCTGTTGGGTGCTGCAGCTGTCGGATTAGGCTTAATCTGGAACATTTTTATGCCAATAAACAAACCACTCTGGACAAGTTCTTATGTTTTGTTTACTGCAGGTCTGGCTATGGGTGTATTTGCACTCATTTATATTATTGCTGATCTCTTTAAACTCCAGATGTGGGGTTCTTTTTTCCTCGTTTTCGGAACAAATGCGTTATTCTCATTTTTTCTTGCCGGAATCTGGACCAAAATGATGCTTTTTATTAAATTTCAGTCCGGAGAAGAAAAAGTAACTTTGTATAGCTGGATCTATCAGAAAATATGTGTGCCATTAGCCGGTAATCTTAACGGCAGTCTGATGTTTGCTGTAATTCAGATGTTACTGATATGGGGCGTAGCGCTGATTCTTTACAGGAAGAAAATTATGATAAAACTATGA
- a CDS encoding SDR family NAD(P)-dependent oxidoreductase, with the protein MQKISVISGGTSGLGFEIAKLIIQSGRNVLILGRSADKMKSSLSHLKSIAGKIHVDGLISNIGKEEEINFINNYLTDNNFTVEYLFNNAGMGLFVKADKSTSSLIDQVFEANIKGMILLTSKILGITPEEEELTIVNIMSTSALLGRAEETIYCAAKWGARGYTEALRTELKGTKRNIIAVYPGGMRTDFWKIPGQNRDITNFMDPAEVAEKIVNAVIVTDKMFVTDITINRKK; encoded by the coding sequence ATGCAAAAAATATCAGTGATTAGTGGCGGAACCAGTGGTTTGGGATTTGAGATAGCTAAACTTATCATCCAATCCGGAAGAAATGTTTTGATCCTTGGCCGGTCTGCCGACAAGATGAAGTCTTCCCTGTCTCATTTAAAATCTATTGCCGGGAAAATACATGTTGATGGTCTGATATCCAATATTGGAAAGGAAGAAGAGATCAATTTTATCAATAACTATCTTACTGACAATAACTTCACTGTCGAATATCTGTTTAATAATGCAGGAATGGGACTTTTCGTTAAAGCGGATAAATCAACATCTTCGCTTATCGATCAGGTCTTTGAGGCTAATATTAAGGGGATGATTCTGCTAACATCGAAGATACTGGGAATCACGCCGGAAGAGGAAGAACTCACCATAGTCAATATTATGTCTACCTCTGCCCTTTTAGGAAGAGCCGAAGAAACAATCTACTGTGCTGCAAAGTGGGGAGCCCGAGGCTATACTGAAGCTTTAAGAACAGAGCTTAAAGGAACAAAACGAAACATAATTGCAGTCTATCCCGGCGGAATGAGAACCGATTTCTGGAAAATCCCCGGTCAGAACCGCGACATTACCAATTTTATGGACCCAGCTGAGGTTGCTGAAAAAATTGTGAATGCTGTTATTGTTACGGATAAGATGTTTGTAACGGATATAACGATAAATCGAAAAAAATAA
- a CDS encoding saccharopine dehydrogenase family protein: MGKVLVIGAGGVGTVVVHKMASLLEVFTEIMLASRTKSKCDAIAAKIGNNRVKTAQVDADNVPQLVRLIKSFNPDLVVNVALPYQDLHIMDACLETGVAYLDTANYEPLEEAKFEYSWQWAYQDRYKKAGITAILGCGFDPGVTSIFTAYAAKHHFDELHYLDIVDCNAGDHGKAFATNFNPEINIREVTQKGKYWENGKWVVTKPHEIHKPLNYPEIGPKESYVIYHEELESLVKNYPTLKRARFWMTFGQEYLTHLRVIQNIGMAGIEPIMFEGREIIPIQFLKAVLPDPGELGENYTGQTSIGCRIRGIKDGKEKTYYIYNNCSHVAAYKETGAQGVSYTTGVPAAIGAMMYLKGIWKKAGVYNVEEFDPDPFMAELNRLGLPWVELHNVDLEL, translated from the coding sequence ATGGGAAAAGTACTTGTAATTGGAGCAGGAGGGGTCGGAACTGTGGTAGTTCACAAAATGGCTTCACTTCTGGAGGTATTTACAGAAATTATGCTGGCCAGCCGCACAAAATCAAAATGCGATGCAATAGCTGCAAAAATTGGTAATAACAGGGTAAAAACAGCTCAGGTCGATGCTGATAATGTGCCCCAGCTTGTGAGACTTATAAAATCTTTCAATCCTGATCTGGTTGTCAATGTTGCATTACCATATCAGGACCTTCATATCATGGATGCCTGTCTCGAAACAGGTGTTGCCTACCTCGATACTGCAAATTATGAGCCACTTGAAGAAGCCAAATTTGAGTATAGCTGGCAATGGGCATATCAGGACAGATATAAAAAAGCCGGTATTACCGCTATCCTTGGCTGCGGATTTGATCCGGGAGTTACTTCCATCTTCACGGCATATGCAGCAAAGCATCATTTTGATGAGTTACATTATCTTGATATTGTAGATTGTAATGCAGGAGATCACGGTAAAGCTTTCGCTACGAACTTTAATCCTGAGATCAATATCCGTGAAGTAACCCAGAAAGGCAAATACTGGGAGAATGGTAAATGGGTCGTTACAAAACCTCATGAGATTCATAAACCATTGAACTATCCCGAAATCGGACCAAAGGAGTCTTATGTTATTTATCACGAGGAGCTTGAGTCACTTGTAAAAAACTATCCGACTCTTAAGAGGGCAAGGTTCTGGATGACTTTCGGACAGGAATATCTGACACATCTTCGCGTCATTCAGAATATAGGAATGGCAGGCATTGAGCCAATAATGTTCGAGGGAAGAGAGATCATCCCGATTCAGTTCCTTAAAGCAGTACTGCCTGATCCGGGTGAACTGGGAGAAAACTATACAGGACAGACATCGATCGGTTGCCGCATAAGAGGTATAAAGGATGGCAAGGAGAAGACATATTATATCTACAATAACTGCAGTCATGTTGCAGCCTATAAGGAGACTGGTGCCCAGGGGGTAAGCTACACTACTGGTGTGCCTGCTGCAATAGGTGCTATGATGTACCTGAAGGGTATATGGAAAAAGGCCGGTGTTTATAATGTCGAGGAGTTTGATCCCGATCCGTTTATGGCTGAACTCAACAGGCTTGGTCTGCCGTGGGTTGAATTGCATAATGTAGACCTCGAACTATAA
- the nspC gene encoding carboxynorspermidine decarboxylase: MPINYSELPSPCYVIDEERFRKNLSLIKHVSDESGAEIILAFKGFAMWGVFPILKEYVYGAAASSADEARLCYDEIGSPAHTYSPVYKDVDFQSILKYSSHVTFNSLAQFNKYSNELKKYSKKISAGIRINPEFSEVSHGIYNPCSPGSRLGIIAEDLGDRLPDGIEGLHFHVLFESDSYALEKVLEIVTAKFGKLFPQLKWINMGGGHLMTRKDYDTEHLIKILKKFREKSGLHLILEPGSAFAWETGELVSTVEDIVVNQGIKTAILDVSFTAHMPDCLEMPYKPKIIGGTDPVENKPTYRIGGNSCLSGDVMGDWSFDTELNPGDRLVFLDMIHYTMVKTTTFNGVHHPSIGIWTLNGNFKLLKEFVYDDYKNRLS, translated from the coding sequence ATGCCGATAAACTACTCAGAATTACCATCCCCCTGTTATGTAATTGACGAAGAACGATTCCGGAAGAATCTTTCTTTAATTAAACATGTATCCGATGAATCTGGTGCTGAGATTATCCTGGCATTCAAAGGATTTGCTATGTGGGGCGTATTCCCGATACTTAAAGAATATGTCTATGGAGCAGCTGCAAGTTCTGCAGACGAGGCCCGCTTGTGCTATGATGAAATAGGTTCTCCTGCCCATACCTATTCGCCTGTATATAAGGATGTTGATTTTCAATCGATACTTAAGTACAGTTCACATGTTACATTTAATTCCCTGGCGCAGTTCAATAAGTATTCGAACGAATTAAAAAAATATTCTAAAAAGATTTCAGCTGGTATCCGGATAAATCCTGAATTCTCAGAGGTCAGTCATGGAATTTATAATCCATGCTCTCCCGGATCGCGACTCGGCATTATTGCAGAAGACCTTGGAGACAGGTTGCCGGATGGAATTGAAGGTCTCCATTTCCATGTCCTGTTTGAATCAGATTCGTATGCACTTGAGAAGGTACTTGAAATCGTTACTGCAAAGTTTGGTAAATTATTTCCTCAGCTTAAATGGATAAACATGGGAGGCGGACATCTCATGACCAGAAAAGACTACGATACAGAACATCTGATCAAAATCCTGAAAAAGTTCCGCGAAAAATCCGGTTTGCACCTCATTCTCGAACCGGGAAGTGCTTTTGCATGGGAGACTGGTGAGCTTGTTTCCACTGTTGAAGATATTGTGGTAAATCAGGGAATTAAAACAGCTATTCTTGATGTCTCCTTCACAGCTCATATGCCCGATTGCCTGGAGATGCCTTATAAGCCTAAGATTATAGGAGGAACTGATCCTGTCGAAAACAAACCAACATACAGGATAGGAGGGAACTCCTGTCTTTCAGGAGATGTTATGGGAGACTGGTCGTTTGATACGGAACTAAATCCAGGTGACAGGCTTGTTTTCCTTGATATGATTCATTATACAATGGTCAAAACCACGACTTTCAATGGCGTGCACCATCCCTCAATCGGAATATGGACATTGAATGGGAATTTCAAACTGTTAAAGGAATTCGTATACGACGATTATAAAAATCGGTTGTCGTAA
- a CDS encoding NTP transferase domain-containing protein, protein MKAMIFAAGLGKRLGKITETIPKALVDIDGKTALHLAVEKCTAHGFDDIIVNVHHFADMVEKEILKLNKMGYKISVSDEREKLLETGGGLYKARDFFDDTPFLIYNVDIISDLDISSLYRFHTEKKGLATLAVRHRPGNRFYLIDQEGIIRGWRNNATGEQILTSQQSDNLSEIAFSSMHIVEPEVFKFMEEGVYTMTALYLKLARDHKIYTYLDDTGYWGDIGTPESLEYIRGLFNK, encoded by the coding sequence ATGAAAGCAATGATTTTTGCAGCAGGATTGGGTAAACGTCTGGGAAAGATAACTGAGACTATTCCTAAGGCTCTAGTTGATATTGATGGAAAAACAGCTCTTCATCTGGCTGTTGAGAAGTGCACTGCTCATGGTTTCGATGATATTATAGTTAATGTGCACCATTTTGCAGATATGGTTGAGAAGGAGATATTGAAACTTAATAAAATGGGCTACAAAATCTCAGTTTCGGATGAGCGTGAAAAACTTCTTGAAACCGGCGGAGGTTTGTACAAGGCAAGAGACTTTTTTGATGATACCCCTTTCCTTATTTATAATGTTGATATAATATCTGACCTTGATATTTCCTCTCTGTATCGTTTTCATACTGAAAAAAAAGGACTGGCAACCCTTGCAGTGAGACACAGGCCCGGTAACAGGTTTTATCTGATTGATCAGGAAGGTATTATAAGAGGCTGGAGAAATAATGCTACAGGAGAACAGATTCTTACATCACAACAATCAGACAACCTGTCGGAAATTGCATTCTCAAGCATGCATATAGTCGAACCCGAGGTATTCAAATTTATGGAAGAGGGTGTTTATACAATGACAGCTCTTTACCTTAAGCTCGCAAGAGATCATAAAATCTACACTTATCTCGATGATACAGGTTACTGGGGAGATATTGGTACTCCGGAGAGTCTGGAATACATAAGAGGATTATTTAATAAATGA